One window from the genome of Desulforamulus ruminis DSM 2154 encodes:
- a CDS encoding cytochrome ubiquinol oxidase subunit I: MSELLLARWQFGITSVYHFLFVPLTLGLSILVAIMETMYVRTGNETYRKMTKFWGKLFLINFAMGVVTGIVQEFHFGMNWSGYSRFVGDIFGAPLAIEALLAFFLESTFLGLWIFGWDKLPKKLHALSIWMVAIGSNLSALWILIANSFMQEPVGYIIRNGRAEMTDFFALITNPHVFYQFPHTVFGGYVTAAFFVMGISAYHLLRKNHLDFFRRSFKIGLIFGVISVFAVTGVGHLQGQYLAESQPMKMAAAEAHWETANPAPLVLLASIDEKNRSNSFEVAIPGLQSFMIYNRFDGEVKGINELQAEAEAQYGPGNYIPPVTPVFWSFRIMVAAGSWLVLMALLSLYLWKTGRLETKPLVLKALIWTIPIPYIANSTGWYMAEVGRQPWIVYGLQRVEAAVSPSVSAGEILTTMIGFTLVYGVLAVVDLYLLLKFIKQGPSDTAAVGTVDSSAKGVSLWT, from the coding sequence ATGAGTGAACTTTTATTGGCCCGATGGCAGTTCGGGATTACCTCGGTGTATCACTTTCTTTTTGTTCCATTAACCCTGGGTCTCTCGATCCTGGTAGCGATTATGGAAACCATGTATGTGCGGACCGGGAATGAGACTTATAGAAAAATGACCAAGTTCTGGGGCAAATTATTCCTGATTAACTTTGCCATGGGCGTGGTTACCGGCATTGTGCAGGAATTTCATTTCGGGATGAACTGGTCCGGGTACTCCCGCTTTGTGGGGGATATTTTTGGCGCTCCTCTGGCCATCGAAGCCCTGCTGGCGTTCTTCCTGGAATCCACCTTCCTGGGACTGTGGATTTTCGGCTGGGATAAGCTGCCCAAGAAACTGCATGCCTTAAGCATATGGATGGTGGCCATTGGCAGTAATTTGTCCGCTCTGTGGATTTTGATTGCCAATTCCTTTATGCAGGAGCCGGTGGGCTATATTATCCGCAACGGCCGGGCGGAAATGACCGATTTTTTTGCCCTGATTACCAATCCTCACGTTTTTTACCAATTCCCCCACACAGTGTTTGGGGGCTATGTTACGGCGGCGTTTTTTGTCATGGGTATCAGCGCCTACCATCTGTTACGCAAGAACCATCTGGACTTTTTCCGTCGTTCCTTTAAGATCGGCCTGATTTTTGGCGTCATTAGTGTTTTTGCGGTAACCGGAGTAGGGCATTTACAGGGGCAGTATCTGGCAGAATCCCAACCCATGAAAATGGCGGCGGCGGAAGCTCACTGGGAAACCGCCAATCCGGCGCCCTTGGTGCTGCTGGCTTCCATTGACGAGAAAAACCGGAGCAATTCCTTTGAGGTGGCTATTCCCGGATTACAGAGCTTTATGATTTATAATCGTTTTGACGGCGAGGTAAAGGGAATCAATGAGCTGCAGGCGGAAGCCGAGGCCCAATACGGTCCGGGAAATTATATCCCGCCGGTAACCCCGGTGTTCTGGAGTTTTCGCATCATGGTGGCTGCAGGATCATGGCTGGTTTTAATGGCTTTGCTCAGCCTGTATCTGTGGAAAACCGGACGTTTGGAGACAAAGCCCCTGGTGCTTAAGGCCTTGATCTGGACCATTCCGATCCCTTATATTGCCAACAGCACCGGCTGGTATATGGCGGAGGTTGGCCGGCAGCCCTGGATTGTCTACGGTCTGCAGCGGGTGGAGGCGGCGGTCTCGCCCTCGGTGTCCGCCGGCGAGATTCTCACCACCATGATTGGATTTACGCTGGTTTACGGCGTGCTGGCGGTGGTTGATTTGTATCTTTTATTAAAGTTTATTAAACAGGGGCCCTCAGACACAGCCGCTGTTGGTACCGTGGACTCATCGGCCAAGGGGGTATCGTTATGGACTTAA
- a CDS encoding transposase, which translates to MQNRMQVDLQSVCPGFLDIIHKVDALYVLRFLSFRSDLRQLARLRPATIRSIPGIGVTKAAMLARWQSSAVFGSEIAWVGPMIVEDAKRLLQLKGAIDSLEAQLEALVKQSLLARILDSIPGFGTISAAEVSGEIGTMTRFASEASLAIYLGMAPLDNSSGKHKGTKSPQQVNKRAKAAMMVGMGHHIRKVAESKAYYEKKRTEGKRHNQALRSLGRHITRVFWSMVKNNRLYEEKNNLLLHNFMIARENGMSFQLPNFQYFTELALADKIS; encoded by the coding sequence GTGCAAAACCGCATGCAGGTGGACCTTCAATCTGTGTGCCCAGGATTTCTTGATATCATTCATAAAGTGGATGCGCTCTATGTATTGCGCTTCCTCAGCTTTCGTTCCGATCTACGCCAGCTAGCCAGACTGAGGCCGGCCACCATCCGAAGCATTCCCGGCATAGGCGTGACCAAAGCGGCGATGTTGGCACGATGGCAGTCCAGCGCCGTCTTTGGATCGGAAATTGCCTGGGTGGGACCGATGATTGTAGAAGACGCCAAACGCTTGCTGCAACTAAAGGGAGCAATTGATTCGCTGGAAGCCCAACTGGAGGCTTTGGTTAAACAGTCTTTACTAGCAAGAATCCTTGACAGCATCCCGGGGTTCGGGACGATCAGCGCAGCGGAGGTCAGTGGCGAAATTGGGACGATGACACGATTTGCGTCAGAAGCCAGTCTAGCTATCTATTTAGGGATGGCTCCGCTTGACAACAGCTCCGGCAAGCATAAGGGAACGAAATCGCCGCAACAAGTTAATAAACGGGCTAAGGCAGCCATGATGGTGGGCATGGGGCATCATATCCGCAAAGTAGCTGAATCAAAAGCATATTATGAAAAGAAACGGACCGAAGGAAAAAGGCACAATCAGGCCTTGCGTTCGTTAGGTAGACACATTACCCGTGTCTTTTGGAGCATGGTAAAAAACAACCGTCTATACGAAGAAAAAAACAATCTCCTGTTACATAATTTTATGATAGCTAGGGAGAATGGGATGTCGTTTCAACTGCCTAACTTCCAATATTTTACTGAATTAGCTCTGGCAGATAAAATCTCTTGA
- a CDS encoding IS110 family transposase: MQQQHLLVGVDVGCRKHHVAIGGSGGITEQFEITHDARGFAYFFGRVSEQARRQRLPVVVGMEGTNGYARPLDQLVKDKGYTLLNVNNLKLARFKEIFASPTKTDSIDAQQIVTLMMMAPFMEQVKESLQPVLTVSEIEQQLKRLSRRRRH; encoded by the coding sequence ATGCAACAACAGCACCTGTTAGTCGGCGTGGATGTAGGGTGCCGCAAACATCACGTCGCCATTGGTGGATCTGGCGGGATCACAGAACAATTTGAAATCACGCATGACGCCCGAGGCTTTGCGTATTTCTTTGGGCGTGTTAGTGAACAGGCACGACGCCAACGCTTGCCGGTTGTCGTCGGTATGGAAGGCACTAACGGCTATGCCCGGCCCTTAGATCAACTTGTTAAAGACAAAGGGTATACCCTCTTGAATGTCAACAACTTAAAATTGGCGCGGTTTAAAGAAATATTTGCGTCTCCGACCAAAACGGACAGTATTGATGCACAACAGATTGTCACGCTTATGATGATGGCTCCCTTTATGGAGCAGGTCAAAGAATCCCTGCAACCCGTACTGACTGTCAGCGAGATCGAACAGCAGCTCAAACGGCTCAGTCGCCGCCGCAGACATTAG
- a CDS encoding RrF2 family transcriptional regulator, producing MQFNQATDYAFRVVLYLASLPPGEIVSAQAIASREQIPMRFLQKIMRSLVKAGLILSHRGVAGGFSLAKAPGEISLLNVVEVMEGPVCINRCFVDEDYCTKNWAGHCPVHQALAGIQSTMIRELGRHNFADLANPK from the coding sequence ATGCAGTTTAACCAGGCTACCGACTATGCCTTTCGAGTTGTTTTGTACCTGGCCAGCCTGCCTCCTGGTGAAATTGTTTCGGCCCAGGCCATTGCCTCCCGGGAGCAGATCCCTATGCGCTTCCTGCAGAAGATTATGCGGTCGCTGGTTAAAGCGGGACTGATCCTCTCCCACCGGGGAGTGGCGGGGGGCTTTTCCCTGGCCAAAGCTCCTGGAGAGATTTCTCTGCTGAATGTGGTGGAGGTTATGGAGGGGCCGGTCTGCATCAACCGTTGTTTTGTAGATGAGGACTACTGTACTAAGAATTGGGCCGGCCATTGTCCGGTTCATCAGGCTTTGGCCGGAATACAGAGCACCATGATTCGGGAACTGGGCCGTCATAACTTTGCCGACCTTGCAAATCCCAAATAG
- a CDS encoding DUF5050 domain-containing protein: MKRATLLWITVFILCLTLQVKPVLAETVKVSLPGFPVALNEVTVNNDYRQYPLIVYKDITYFPMTYYDCRFLGLETHWSTEKGLEIKSTGITGGYRDYLGKVKNKQTDTAVRAAFPVTMNGKAIENSTEAYPLLTFRNVTYFPITRELGETFGWDCQFDRDKGLIIRSGNAVVHEVYWPGYHPEYGFTTGNGYFFYSGGDGKIYQTQGGKLEEPAEIYRLPKWTYGNGEFVRPRFYVENGKPCFSYHQGGAVMGADYYFEIKPDGTCREKYSGYLTVKQFGDWSVTARQFGPPTSDNLSVQYREQEPKSVGDPAYVYGWSVIDGQSYSPSKDIYLMGKEIYILAFNPANGKNESRVHRVNMDTNQVTQMTTEAVDHFQMNTDSIYYLKEANLYRTGLQDGVTETVKTGVQSFCLLDKLVYYVDAQDSQLYKLGWEDSLNPGAKVKSLKIEDGYLICSFSSEKFIPYKLLIFNADGNLVWKGSDGIKDVILNQGVITYQSEEDGRFFSGKI, translated from the coding sequence ATGAAAAGAGCAACCCTATTATGGATTACTGTTTTTATTCTCTGTCTTACCCTTCAAGTAAAACCGGTTCTGGCGGAGACGGTAAAAGTCAGCCTGCCCGGCTTTCCGGTTGCTCTGAATGAAGTCACTGTGAACAATGATTACCGCCAGTATCCTCTCATCGTTTATAAAGATATTACCTATTTTCCCATGACCTATTATGACTGTCGTTTTCTGGGACTTGAAACCCATTGGTCCACTGAGAAAGGACTGGAGATCAAGAGTACCGGTATAACCGGCGGCTACCGGGATTATCTTGGAAAGGTCAAAAATAAGCAAACGGATACGGCGGTGAGGGCTGCCTTTCCTGTGACAATGAATGGCAAGGCCATAGAAAACAGCACGGAAGCCTACCCGTTGTTAACCTTCCGAAATGTAACCTATTTCCCGATAACCCGGGAGCTTGGGGAAACATTTGGCTGGGATTGTCAGTTTGATCGTGACAAAGGCTTGATAATTCGTTCCGGCAACGCCGTAGTCCATGAGGTCTATTGGCCCGGATATCATCCGGAGTACGGTTTTACTACCGGCAATGGTTACTTCTTCTATAGTGGAGGAGACGGTAAGATTTATCAGACCCAGGGCGGGAAATTGGAAGAGCCTGCGGAGATTTATCGGCTTCCTAAATGGACCTATGGGAACGGAGAGTTTGTAAGACCCCGTTTTTACGTAGAAAATGGAAAGCCTTGTTTTTCCTATCATCAGGGCGGCGCGGTGATGGGAGCGGATTATTATTTCGAGATTAAGCCGGATGGCACCTGTCGGGAAAAATACTCCGGCTATCTGACGGTTAAACAGTTTGGCGACTGGAGTGTGACGGCACGGCAGTTTGGGCCGCCCACCAGCGACAATCTCAGTGTGCAATACCGGGAACAGGAGCCCAAATCCGTGGGGGATCCCGCTTATGTCTACGGCTGGAGTGTTATCGACGGTCAATCTTACAGCCCCAGTAAGGATATTTATTTAATGGGTAAGGAGATTTACATTTTAGCTTTTAATCCGGCAAATGGAAAGAATGAAAGCCGAGTACATCGGGTTAACATGGATACCAATCAAGTGACCCAAATGACTACGGAAGCCGTGGATCATTTTCAAATGAATACTGATTCCATCTATTATCTTAAGGAAGCAAATCTATATCGAACCGGACTGCAGGATGGGGTTACGGAAACAGTTAAAACCGGTGTTCAGTCTTTTTGTCTCCTAGATAAGCTGGTTTATTATGTAGATGCTCAAGACAGCCAGCTTTATAAACTTGGCTGGGAGGATTCCCTGAATCCCGGGGCCAAGGTGAAAAGTCTAAAAATAGAGGACGGCTATCTGATCTGCTCCTTTTCCTCAGAGAAATTTATTCCTTACAAGCTGTTAATTTTTAATGCGGACGGTAATCTTGTCTGGAAGGGGTCCGACGGAATTAAGGATGTAATCCTGAATCAAGGTGTGATTACTTATCAGTCTGAGGAGGATGGAAGGTTCTTCTCAGGCAAAATTTAA
- a CDS encoding GNAT family N-acetyltransferase, giving the protein MNTLFNMKTYLEQAFEINKLRDELSNSSSLFYFLYVDEELAGYLKLNEYEAQTDLNDPQSIEIERIYVTKEFQGKGLGRILLNKAIDTANIRKKSYIWLGVRERNDKAISFYKKNGFYVIGNHPFFMGEEEQTDFIMRKDL; this is encoded by the coding sequence ATGAATACACTATTTAACATGAAAACCTATCTGGAACAGGCTTTTGAAATTAACAAACTACGTGATGAATTATCAAATAGCAGTTCGCTGTTTTATTTTCTATATGTTGATGAAGAATTAGCAGGTTACTTAAAATTGAATGAATACGAAGCACAAACCGATCTCAACGACCCACAATCCATAGAAATTGAAAGAATATATGTGACAAAAGAATTTCAAGGCAAAGGCTTGGGTCGTATCTTATTAAATAAAGCAATTGACACAGCAAATATACGAAAAAAATCGTACATATGGCTTGGCGTCCGGGAAAGAAATGATAAAGCGATTTCATTTTATAAAAAGAATGGATTTTATGTAATTGGCAACCATCCCTTCTTTATGGGAGAAGAAGAACAAACAGATTTTATTATGCGAAAAGATCTATAA